In Leptospira ellinghausenii, the following proteins share a genomic window:
- a CDS encoding S8 family serine peptidase, which yields MIPNQIKIQIKKIIVTSEDGLELETNFNSTLVDIISFGMNAPGIASISNIPKGKYKSIKFVLDAHHGNAWINEESFGFHFTNSTQIEMKGNFEVITGFTTNLKLNFDLSQLQYNYSENSFTLPNQIATIKKASFELPYTPGILIVKLTKPIENIDSNKVGLQEIDAILEKYSLLSILPFVADDTNVDPETAKLIGLDRTYFLLFEARVDLLQVNFALTNKPGIEWATTNSKSEPDMVPDDPEANTGCFFCSKFQSAYLTAINAYNGWNITTGSSGVKIAVIDTEIDDTHPDLMGKIIQNRSFLPATCYHWGIFPYECVTHLEVSSPFYNGAQGWDHVTHVAGNKPSSSDRLVAYGILEAVNVGAKVINMSLGGEAYVYCQWACLVRVFTYSLTRDAVRYAEAKRVTMVASSGNDNRRIASFPGTAEFSGSYPASYNEVISVGNLDSAFSYTRKNISSNYGKVDISAPGTSIFSTSTNGNYVFKTGTSMAAPMVSGLAALILSIDSNYHSKDILKSMCNQATPLTQTGNTSIDREYFGCGRINIGATLTALVPSPQRPNIVADCGAVDQIACPAGRWFLPWDFQFVASGGTPPYSWSYEGGGLPTNSWLDPNTGRLVGGATWWFGPGWTFMLRVTDSAGQSDIRSFYFASGL from the coding sequence GTGATACCGAATCAAATCAAGATTCAGATTAAAAAAATTATAGTAACCTCTGAAGACGGGTTAGAATTGGAAACAAATTTCAATTCCACTCTTGTTGACATTATTTCTTTTGGAATGAATGCGCCTGGTATAGCGTCAATTTCAAATATTCCAAAAGGAAAGTATAAATCGATTAAGTTCGTTCTAGATGCTCATCACGGGAATGCTTGGATCAATGAAGAATCATTTGGATTTCATTTTACAAATTCTACTCAAATTGAAATGAAAGGTAATTTCGAAGTCATTACTGGTTTCACCACAAATCTTAAACTAAACTTCGATTTATCTCAATTACAATACAACTATTCAGAAAATTCTTTTACATTACCAAATCAAATTGCCACTATCAAAAAAGCTTCGTTTGAGTTACCTTACACGCCAGGAATTCTCATTGTAAAACTTACTAAACCAATTGAAAACATCGATTCCAATAAAGTGGGACTTCAAGAAATAGATGCTATATTAGAAAAATATTCTTTATTGTCCATCTTACCTTTTGTTGCAGATGACACAAATGTAGATCCAGAAACTGCAAAATTAATTGGACTCGATCGGACATATTTCTTATTGTTTGAAGCAAGAGTAGACCTTCTCCAAGTAAACTTTGCACTTACGAACAAGCCAGGTATTGAATGGGCGACAACTAATTCTAAGTCAGAACCAGACATGGTTCCAGATGATCCTGAGGCAAATACAGGTTGTTTCTTTTGTTCAAAATTTCAAAGTGCATATTTAACAGCTATTAATGCATATAATGGATGGAACATTACAACTGGGTCTTCAGGTGTAAAAATTGCCGTAATCGACACAGAGATTGATGATACCCATCCAGACTTAATGGGGAAAATCATCCAAAACAGATCATTTTTACCTGCGACCTGCTACCATTGGGGAATTTTTCCTTATGAATGTGTCACCCATTTGGAAGTCTCTAGCCCCTTCTATAATGGCGCACAAGGTTGGGATCATGTAACACATGTTGCAGGTAATAAACCTAGTTCTAGTGATCGACTAGTCGCCTACGGCATCCTTGAAGCAGTCAATGTAGGTGCCAAAGTCATCAATATGAGTCTTGGGGGCGAAGCGTACGTATATTGTCAATGGGCTTGTCTAGTTAGAGTATTTACTTATTCTTTAACAAGAGATGCTGTCCGTTATGCAGAAGCAAAACGAGTAACCATGGTAGCATCTTCTGGAAATGATAATAGAAGGATCGCATCTTTCCCAGGAACTGCAGAATTTTCAGGATCTTACCCTGCATCATATAATGAAGTTATTTCCGTAGGAAATCTCGACTCTGCATTTTCATATACTAGGAAAAATATTTCTTCAAATTATGGGAAAGTAGATATCTCTGCTCCAGGCACAAGTATATTCTCTACATCTACAAATGGAAATTATGTATTCAAAACTGGAACTTCTATGGCTGCTCCAATGGTTTCAGGACTAGCTGCATTAATTTTATCGATCGATTCTAATTACCATTCGAAAGACATTTTAAAATCAATGTGTAATCAAGCAACTCCACTCACCCAAACCGGAAACACTTCGATTGACCGTGAATACTTTGGTTGTGGAAGAATCAACATTGGTGCAACACTGACTGCGTTAGTCCCTTCACCGCAAAGACCCAATATCGTTGCCGATTGTGGTGCAGTCGATCAAATCGCTTGTCCAGCTGGTCGTTGGTTTTTACCCTGGGACTTTCAATTTGTTGCTTCTGGAGGAACGCCACCATATAGTTGGTCATATGAAGGCGGGGGATTGCCAACCAATTCATGGTTAGATCCTAATACAGGACGTCTGGTTGGAGGAGCCACTTGGTGGTTTGGGCCTGGTTGGACGTTCATGCTAAGAGTCACTGATTCTGCAGGCCAATCTGATATTCGAAGTTTTTATTTTGCATCGGGATTATAG
- a CDS encoding methyl-accepting chemotaxis protein: protein MTENRLIRKLSIAIEAPLYLLIFPYFINFCLFASGFDTNTLIQLALLGTLLSLVPLIVGITLRTRRLKHLLSYSHLTDAESISKLKKGLLEHPRWEGRVILIRWTISIFGFSFMAVTVLGLPWNEIFALPYACVMLVPIIYLAFYFQSEVYLSGVLRNKILADVPLDDSRLRVFGVFQRNLCTVLAVAILPMLTFGYYLFLILATNFRSPYWFYQLPIVFVMMLVIMVYAAYVGSKSLKEDIGNLNHSIETLSKGELSESIPQLSATNLSHTIVKLNLFMDSLRVYFQTAKKEAVTLSDTSKTILNKGIEIDSQVVSEKNKIDSTFASVQQIQNLSKATYERVLSQKDKTNFLANELTRVTQEMTNLSIKAEELVINTNHSIGTVKISGDAIQSAYEKVELMNQMSENIKSAISIVEDISDRVNLLSLNASIEAARAGSMGRGFAVVASEVSRLADETAKNIEEIKRVVKLSQVASKESLESMKEIISTNNDVKSKFEEISQVAQLFGHTSETSSENVKSLKELVGEFQMDAEKITSEMELQTIYTETSNSNLQELWENHSQISTTFGEISEEANRLQLVSDSMEKIVSRFRF from the coding sequence ATGACAGAGAATCGTTTGATTAGGAAATTATCTATTGCCATTGAAGCTCCTTTATACCTTTTAATTTTCCCTTATTTTATTAATTTTTGTTTATTCGCATCTGGTTTTGACACTAATACACTCATCCAACTTGCCTTACTCGGTACTTTATTATCACTTGTTCCGTTAATTGTGGGAATCACTTTACGCACACGTCGATTAAAACACTTACTGAGTTATTCCCACTTAACAGATGCAGAATCGATTTCCAAATTGAAAAAAGGATTATTGGAACACCCGCGTTGGGAAGGTAGGGTAATCCTAATTCGTTGGACAATATCTATTTTTGGGTTTTCGTTTATGGCTGTCACAGTTTTGGGTTTACCTTGGAATGAAATATTTGCTCTTCCTTACGCCTGTGTGATGTTAGTTCCTATTATTTATTTAGCATTCTATTTCCAATCAGAAGTATATTTAAGTGGAGTATTAAGGAACAAAATCCTTGCGGATGTTCCACTAGATGATTCTAGGCTTCGTGTTTTTGGAGTTTTCCAGAGAAATTTGTGTACAGTTTTAGCAGTAGCAATATTACCGATGTTAACCTTTGGTTATTATTTATTTTTAATTTTAGCAACAAACTTTCGATCCCCTTATTGGTTTTATCAATTACCCATTGTATTTGTGATGATGTTGGTCATTATGGTGTATGCTGCTTATGTAGGTAGTAAATCTTTAAAGGAAGACATTGGTAATCTTAATCATTCGATTGAAACCTTATCAAAAGGAGAACTTTCGGAATCGATTCCGCAACTTTCTGCGACAAATTTAAGTCATACGATTGTGAAACTCAATTTGTTTATGGATTCGTTACGTGTCTATTTTCAAACGGCAAAAAAAGAAGCGGTCACTCTCTCTGATACTTCAAAAACGATTCTCAACAAAGGCATTGAGATAGATTCGCAAGTAGTATCTGAAAAAAATAAAATTGATTCAACATTTGCTTCTGTGCAACAAATTCAAAACCTATCGAAAGCCACTTACGAACGTGTGTTATCTCAAAAAGACAAAACCAATTTTTTGGCAAATGAATTAACTCGGGTAACACAAGAGATGACAAATCTCTCAATAAAAGCGGAAGAATTGGTAATCAATACGAATCACTCCATCGGTACTGTAAAGATTTCAGGAGACGCTATCCAGTCTGCCTATGAAAAAGTGGAACTCATGAACCAAATGAGTGAAAATATTAAATCTGCCATCTCCATAGTCGAAGATATTTCCGATCGAGTGAACTTACTCTCTCTCAATGCATCGATTGAAGCAGCAAGAGCAGGATCCATGGGACGTGGTTTTGCCGTGGTTGCAAGTGAAGTATCTCGTCTTGCAGATGAAACAGCAAAGAACATAGAAGAGATCAAACGTGTTGTCAAATTATCGCAGGTTGCATCTAAAGAAAGTTTGGAATCTATGAAAGAAATTATCTCCACAAATAATGATGTAAAATCCAAATTTGAAGAAATCTCCCAAGTAGCACAACTTTTTGGTCACACAAGTGAAACCAGTTCAGAAAATGTGAAGTCATTGAAAGAACTGGTGGGGGAATTCCAAATGGATGCCGAAAAAATCACAAGTGAAATGGAATTACAAACTATATACACGGAAACTTCCAATTCCAACTTACAAGAGTTATGGGAAAATCACTCTCAGATTTCAACAACCTTTGGTGAAATATCCGAGGAAGCAAATCGTTTGCAATTGGTTTCTGACTCCATGGAAAAGATTGTTTCTAGGTTTCGGTTTTGA
- a CDS encoding metallophosphoesterase — protein sequence MKAFFVFLSVLTSLLGFIYYYSTFRLISGLSLNGPIVTMILVGIGALVLLVPLTYAFSRISKREKTQTFFAYVTFTNFGFFSILFTLVLLMDLLRLLDIGIVSDYSRLLFSTLLHFGFPIDGVTEVKNFSLAFSTIVVATALSSLGFYNAHVRLTTKHVKIPVGNLHPDLHQFKIVQISDVHIGPTIKEKFLRRVVGKINAQIPDVVVITGDLVDGPAVTLKHHLKPLADIQSKYGTFYVTGNHEYYSGVLSWLPEIEALGIRVLLNENQTIPVGNAKLLMAGVTDLTAGTMIKSHQTNPKRAMVGGENCDYKILLAHQPNSVYEANKVGFHLQISGHTHGGQFFPGNILIYFAQKFVAGLHRYKDTQIYVSRGTGYWGPPFRLGAPSEISVLELESNL from the coding sequence TTGAAAGCGTTCTTTGTATTTTTGTCAGTATTAACATCCTTACTTGGATTTATCTATTATTATTCTACCTTTCGATTAATCTCAGGACTTTCACTGAATGGTCCCATTGTTACCATGATTCTTGTTGGAATTGGAGCCCTGGTTCTCCTTGTCCCCTTAACGTATGCCTTTAGTCGTATTTCGAAACGGGAAAAAACCCAGACATTTTTTGCCTATGTCACTTTCACCAATTTTGGATTTTTTTCGATCCTTTTCACTTTGGTTCTACTCATGGATCTACTACGACTGCTTGATATTGGGATAGTTTCTGATTATTCCAGACTTTTGTTTTCGACCTTACTACATTTTGGGTTTCCGATTGATGGAGTGACAGAGGTAAAAAACTTCAGTTTGGCATTTTCAACCATTGTTGTTGCCACTGCGCTGAGTTCTCTTGGGTTTTACAATGCACATGTTCGATTAACTACCAAACATGTTAAGATTCCGGTTGGCAATTTACACCCTGACCTACATCAATTTAAAATTGTACAAATTTCAGATGTTCACATTGGTCCTACGATCAAAGAAAAATTCCTACGAAGAGTGGTTGGAAAAATCAACGCACAAATTCCTGATGTTGTTGTCATCACTGGAGATTTAGTAGATGGACCAGCAGTTACACTCAAACACCACTTAAAACCTTTAGCTGATATCCAGTCAAAATATGGAACCTTTTATGTAACGGGAAATCACGAATATTATTCCGGAGTTTTATCTTGGTTACCTGAGATTGAAGCTTTAGGAATTCGAGTTTTGCTCAATGAGAACCAAACGATCCCAGTAGGGAATGCCAAATTATTAATGGCAGGTGTTACCGATTTAACCGCCGGAACTATGATTAAATCCCACCAAACAAATCCTAAACGAGCCATGGTTGGAGGGGAAAATTGTGACTATAAAATCCTTTTGGCTCACCAACCGAATAGTGTGTATGAAGCAAACAAAGTTGGATTTCATTTACAAATTTCTGGTCATACACATGGTGGGCAATTTTTCCCTGGCAACATACTCATATACTTTGCACAAAAATTTGTGGCTGGACTTCATCGTTACAAAGATACACAAATCTATGTAAGCCGAGGTACCGGATATTGGGGGCCTCCGTTCCGTTTGGGAGCTCCCTCTGAGATTTCTGTCTTGGAATTAGAATCTAACCTTTGA
- a CDS encoding malate:quinone oxidoreductase, translated as MKEKDTIGTKSDVILIGAGIMSATLGVLLKELNPHLTITVLERLDAAARESSNAWNNAGTGHSAFCELNYTVENEDGSIQTKKALQIAESYEISKEFWAYLAGIKQIIDPEDFIHSVPHLSFVWGDENVRFLEKRFNALKQYELFNGLIYTEDTKTISEWLPLVMKGRDPNEKVAATRMDLGTDVNFGTLTRAMFRYLETFSDVHVHYFEDVKDLERSENGNWHLTSHNLQTHEKEHHEAKFVFIGAGGGSLPLLEKSDIPEASGFGGFPVSGQWLRCKNKNIIKEHFAKVYGKANVGSPPMSVPHLDTRIIEGKKELLFGPYAGFTTKFLKKGSYLDLVKSLEFDNIFPMLSAGMHNLPLTKYLISQALQSHEDRIEALREYFPEVNSEDWELVVAGQRVQVIKKDEEEGGVLEFGTEVVSAKDGSLAALLGASPGASTSVSIMLEVLSDCFPNEMKSKEWRDKLKTMIPSFGESMKDQPELCSLSRKRTEELLGLKTLVT; from the coding sequence ATGAAAGAAAAAGATACAATTGGAACCAAGTCAGATGTGATTCTCATCGGAGCAGGAATCATGAGTGCCACTTTGGGAGTACTATTAAAAGAATTAAACCCCCACCTAACGATAACAGTTTTAGAAAGACTCGATGCTGCGGCAAGAGAAAGTTCCAACGCCTGGAACAATGCAGGTACAGGACACTCTGCTTTTTGTGAATTAAATTATACGGTTGAGAATGAAGATGGATCCATTCAGACAAAAAAAGCCCTGCAAATCGCTGAGTCCTATGAAATTTCAAAGGAATTTTGGGCCTACCTTGCAGGTATCAAACAAATCATCGATCCAGAGGATTTTATCCATTCAGTTCCCCATTTAAGTTTTGTTTGGGGAGATGAAAATGTTCGTTTTTTAGAGAAACGATTTAACGCACTCAAACAATATGAACTGTTTAATGGACTAATCTACACAGAAGACACAAAAACGATTTCAGAATGGCTCCCTCTTGTTATGAAGGGTCGTGATCCTAATGAAAAAGTGGCAGCAACTCGAATGGATTTAGGAACTGATGTCAATTTTGGGACCTTAACACGCGCTATGTTTCGTTACTTAGAAACGTTTTCTGACGTTCATGTCCACTATTTTGAAGATGTTAAAGATTTAGAGAGAAGTGAAAATGGAAATTGGCACCTAACATCTCATAATTTACAAACTCATGAAAAAGAACACCATGAAGCAAAATTTGTTTTTATTGGCGCGGGTGGCGGAAGTTTACCTCTTTTAGAAAAATCTGATATTCCTGAGGCATCTGGTTTCGGAGGATTTCCCGTCAGTGGACAATGGTTACGATGCAAAAATAAAAACATCATCAAAGAACATTTTGCAAAAGTTTATGGCAAAGCAAATGTTGGTTCCCCTCCTATGTCTGTTCCTCATTTGGATACACGTATCATTGAAGGGAAAAAAGAATTGTTATTTGGACCTTACGCTGGTTTTACGACAAAATTTCTGAAAAAAGGTTCTTATTTGGATTTAGTAAAATCTTTGGAATTTGATAATATTTTCCCTATGTTATCAGCAGGGATGCACAACCTTCCTTTGACAAAGTATCTGATTAGCCAAGCCTTACAATCTCACGAAGATCGAATTGAAGCATTAAGAGAATATTTTCCTGAAGTGAATTCGGAAGACTGGGAACTGGTTGTCGCTGGGCAAAGGGTTCAAGTCATCAAAAAAGATGAGGAAGAAGGTGGAGTATTAGAATTTGGAACAGAGGTTGTGTCAGCAAAAGACGGATCCCTTGCGGCCCTTCTCGGTGCAAGCCCTGGAGCATCAACTTCTGTTTCCATCATGTTGGAAGTTCTTTCGGACTGTTTTCCAAATGAAATGAAATCCAAAGAATGGAGAGATAAGTTAAAAACCATGATTCCAAGTTTCGGTGAATCAATGAAAGATCAGCCAGAACTCTGCTCATTGAGTCGCAAAAGAACAGAAGAATTATTGGGATTAAAAACCTTAGTTACTTAA
- a CDS encoding OmpA family protein, which produces MQKWKQKLVFWTILIFSIYPGAFLWSQGFDKGNFILYGMGMGGVGNNSGSIQKAVFNRNFPNYLVINSPFSDTTSRYLLYEFYSNVTEDRARLSSRGGEVGFEYGLFRYFGLGLSVSNQVITSSYFQTVDNRVVLLYSLLADTATNQLARLVTGDLYSFGAQRKRDVFNALSADLNFFIHFMPNQQFDPYFRFGGGSGAERLYGGSTNRVFGSLGIRYHFNHRFFISSEVEHANVYMVNYEAPSAGYRNKGNYEETTIKFGLGLSFGSNPEPVIKEESPKRVIDSIPNDEQLKTASIPNESKLERFVFFASEIFDLPSSRIHLEGRARLDAIARSLENEFKEYDILIITYTSPYKEDLPGNFENYDLGFERAQAISRVLREKGVSPRRIIDSTQGSAMYTVESKEKVVIELRKKVK; this is translated from the coding sequence ATGCAGAAATGGAAACAAAAACTTGTTTTTTGGACAATTTTGATTTTTTCCATCTATCCAGGTGCTTTCCTTTGGAGCCAAGGTTTTGATAAAGGAAATTTCATCCTTTATGGCATGGGGATGGGAGGAGTTGGAAATAATTCAGGGAGCATTCAAAAGGCAGTTTTTAATCGCAACTTTCCAAATTATTTAGTGATCAATTCACCTTTCTCTGACACTACATCCCGTTATCTATTATATGAATTTTATTCCAATGTCACCGAAGATAGAGCAAGACTATCAAGTCGCGGTGGAGAAGTTGGATTTGAATACGGATTGTTCCGTTATTTTGGTTTAGGCCTTTCTGTTTCGAACCAAGTCATCACATCTTCCTATTTTCAAACGGTTGATAACCGAGTTGTTTTATTGTATTCACTACTTGCTGACACTGCGACCAATCAGTTGGCACGTTTAGTAACAGGAGATCTATACAGTTTCGGAGCGCAAAGGAAAAGAGATGTTTTTAATGCATTGTCTGCGGATTTAAATTTTTTCATTCACTTTATGCCTAACCAACAATTTGATCCCTATTTTAGATTTGGCGGTGGATCTGGCGCTGAACGGTTGTATGGTGGAAGTACAAATCGAGTTTTTGGTTCCTTGGGTATTCGTTATCATTTTAATCATCGTTTTTTTATTAGTTCGGAAGTGGAACATGCAAATGTTTATATGGTGAATTATGAAGCACCATCGGCTGGTTATAGAAATAAAGGAAACTATGAGGAAACTACAATCAAATTTGGACTTGGACTCAGTTTTGGCTCAAATCCAGAACCTGTAATCAAAGAAGAATCTCCAAAACGAGTGATCGATTCCATCCCCAATGATGAACAATTGAAAACAGCCAGTATACCGAATGAATCGAAACTCGAACGTTTTGTATTCTTTGCAAGTGAGATATTTGATTTACCATCCAGTCGCATCCATTTGGAAGGACGTGCAAGGTTAGATGCGATTGCAAGAAGTTTAGAGAATGAATTTAAAGAATATGATATTCTCATCATTACTTATACTTCACCTTACAAAGAAGACTTACCAGGTAACTTCGAAAATTATGATTTAGGATTTGAAAGAGCACAAGCTATCTCTCGCGTCCTAAGAGAAAAAGGTGTTAGTCCCAGAAGGATCATCGACTCCACACAAGGATCAGCTATGTACACTGTGGAGTCGAAGGAAAAAGTTGTGATCGAACTTAGGAAAAAAGTTAAGTAA